From Pan paniscus chromosome 6, NHGRI_mPanPan1-v2.0_pri, whole genome shotgun sequence, one genomic window encodes:
- the LOC134730785 gene encoding mucin-3B-like, translating to MSPPKFTSAIATTKTTSHGTPRFTSAIASTKITSQSTPSLTSLITTTGTSSHSTLGLSSSIDTTKTTSHSTASFTSLIATTETTSHNTPGFTSSIATTEITSHSTPSFTSSITTMETTSRSSPSFTSLITITGSTSQSIASFTSSITTTETTSHSTPSITSSVTTAERTSHSTPSYTFSIATSETPSHTVPSFTSLITTTNSTSHSNPSLTSAITTTETRSHSPPIFTSVITTTETTSHSTRSFTSSITTMATTSQSAPSFTSLITVTGSTSHSTPSYTSSIATSETPSHTVPSFTSSITTAKSTSHSNPTLSSAIITTETRSRSPPIFTSSITTTETTSHSTPSFTSSITTTETTSHSPPGFTFSISPTETTSHNHLTQYPQVHFGDCQYQDHLTQYSQLQFFYHHH from the exons ATGAGTCCTCCCAAATTCACCTCTGCAATCGCCACCACCAAGACCACCTCACACGGTACTCCCAGGTTCACTTCTGCGATTGCCAGCACCAAGATCACTTCACAGAGTACTCCCAGTTTGACTTCTCTGATCACGACCACCGGGACCAGCTCACACAGTACCCTCGGCTTAAGTTCTTCAATCGACACCACCAAGACAACCTCACACAGTACTgccagcttcacttctttgattGCCACTACTGAGACCACATCACACAATACTCCTGGCTTCACTTCTTCCATCGCCACCACCGAgatcacctcacacagtactcccagcttcacttcttcaatcaccacCATGGAGACAACCTCACGGAGttctcccagcttcacttctttgatcaccaTCACTGGGTCCACATCCCAAAGTATtgccagcttcacttcttcaatcaccaccactgagaccacctcacacagtactcccagcatCACTTCTTCAGTCACCACCGCCGAGAGGACATCCCACAGCACTCCCAGCTACACTTTTTCGATCGCCACCAGTGAGACACCCTCACACACTgttcccagcttcacttctttgatcaccaccaccaacagcaCATCCCACAGTAATCCCAGCTTGACTTCTGccatcaccaccactgagaccaGGTCACACAGTCCTCCCATCTTCACTTCTGTGATCACCACCAcagagaccacctcacacagtactcgcagcttcacttcttcaatcaccacCATGGCGACAACCTCACAGAGtgctcccagcttcacttctttgatcaccGTCACTGGGTCGACATCCCACAGCACTCCCAGCTACACTTCTTCAATCGCCACCAGTGAGACACCCTCACACACTgttcccagcttcacttcttcgatCACCACTGCCAAGAGCACATCCCACAGTAATCCCACCTTGAGTTCTGCCATCATCACCACTGAGACCAGGTCACGCAGTCCTCCCATCTTTACTTCTTCGATCACCACCAcagagaccacctcacacagtactcccagcttcacttcttcgatCACCACCAccgagaccacctcacacagtcctCCAGGGTTCACTTTTTCAATCTCCCCCactgagaccacctcacaca ACCACCTTACACAGTACCCCCAGGTTCACTTTGGCGATTGCCAGTAccaagaccacctcacacagtactcccagcttcagtTCTTTTatcaccaccactga